The genome window GCGCGGCCGGCCGCGGCGACGCCCGCGGCCGGCCCGATCCCGCCTGCCACGAACACCGAAAGGAGGTCGTCGTGCGCTATCTGCTCGGAAAGCTGGGACTCTTCGTCCTCACCCTCTGGGCGGCCGTCACGGTCAACTTCATCCTGCCGCGGCTGATGCCGGGCTCGCCCGCGGACGCGGCGATCGCCAAGCTCAGCCAGAACGGCCCGGTCTCTCCGGCGATGCGCGCCTCGATCGAGGCCCAGCTCGGTGTGCCGACCGGCAGCCTCTGGGACCAGTACGTGACGTACCTGAATCAGGTCGTCCACTTCGACTTCGGGCCGTCGTTCAGCTACTTCCCGCAGTCGGTGTCGAGCCTGATCGGCGCGGCGCTGCCGTGGACGCTCGTGCTCGTCGGGACCGTCACGGTCCTCGCCTTCGTGCTCGGCACGCTGCTCGGCGTGCTCGCGGCCTGGAAGCGCGGCACGGCGCTCGACACCATCCCGACGGTGGGCGGCCAGTTCCTCTCGGCGTTCCCGTACTTCTGGATCGCGCTGCTCCTGCTGTTCTTCCTCGGCTACGTCGCGGGCTGGTTCCCCACCAGCGGCGCCTACTCGCAGACCGCGACGCCGCACTGGAGCTGGGAGTTCTTCACCGACGCGCTGTACCACGGCATCCTGCCCGGCCTGACGATCCTGCTGACCGCATTCGGCGGCTGGATCATCGGGATGCGCAACACGATGGTGAACACCCTCGGCGAGGACTACGTGACCTTCGCGGAGGCCAACGGCCTGCGCACGCGCACCGTCGCGCTGCGCTACGCGGCCCGCAACGCGCTGCTGCCGCAGTTCACCTCGTTCGGCATGGTGCTCGGCGGGGTGGTCGGCGGCTCGCTCCTGGTGGAGACCGTGTTCGCCTACCCGGGCGTCGGCCTCCTCCTCTTCCACGCGGTGACCAACCAGGACTACCCGCTGATGCAGGCGCTGTTCCTCATCATCACGGTGAGCGTCCTGATCGCGAACTTCCTCGTGGACATCCTGTACGGCGTGCTCGACCCGAGGACCAGACGATGACGCACGAAGACCAGCTCACCCAGCCACCCAGCACGACGTCCGTCCGTGCGACGGAGGTCGCAGCCGCCTCCGCGAGCGAGCAGAGACCGTGGAACCCGTTCCGCGTCCTCGGCCGCGCGGTCGGCACCATCTGGTCGGAGCCCAAGGCGCGTTTCGGCGTCGTCCTGCTCCTGCTCTTCATCCTGATGGCGATCTTCGCGCCGCTGATCGCGCCCTACGACCCGCACGACACGTCGTTCCCGCACAGCCAGGACGGCAGTGCCGCGCACCTGCTCGGCACCACCGGCGTCGGCCAGGACGTGCTCTCCCAGCTGATCTGGGGCGCGCGCGTGTCCGTCTCGGTCGCGCTCATCGCCGGTCTGCTGAGCACGCTCGTCGCGATCCTCGTCGGCCTCAGCTGGGGCTACGTCCGCGCGTTCTGGGGGGAGGGCGTCGGCTTCGTCGTCAACCTGTTCCTGGTCATCCCGTCGCTGCCGCTCATGATCGTGATCGCCGCGTACCTGCACAACGGCGGCATCGCCGTGATCGTGCTGGTCGTCGTGGTGACGGGCTGGGCGTGGGGCGCCCGCGTGCTGCGCTCGCAGACGCAGACCCTGCGCTCCCGCGACTTCGTCACGGCGGCGAAGTTCAGCGGCGAGAGCCCGAGCCGGATCGTGTTCCGGGAGATCCTGCCGAACATGACCTCGCTGATCGTGGCGAGCTTCTTCGGCGCGGCGACCGCGGCCATCCTCGCGGAGGCCGGCCTGGAGTTCCTCGGCCTCGGCGACCCCAACACGGTGAGCTGGGGGACCATGCTCTTCTGGGCCCAGAACAGCAACGTGCTGCTCACCGGCCAGTGGGTGCAGCTGTTCGCGCCCGGCTTCATGATCGCGCTGTTCGCCGTCTCCATGACATTCATCAACTTCGGGGTCGACGGGCTCAGCAACCCGCGCCTGCGCGAGAGGAAGGCCGCACGATGAGCCTGCTGAAGGTCGAAGACCTGTCCGTCGTCTACGACGAGGGCAAGGGCCGCGCGTTCGAGGCGGTCAAGCACGTCGGGTTCGAGCTCGGCCAGGGCGAGTTCGTCGGCCTGGTCGGCGAGTCCGGGTCGGGGAAGTCCACGCTCGGCTACGCGCTCACCCGGCTGTCGAAGCCGCCGGCGCGCATCGCGGGCGGCCGCATCCTGTTCGACGGCACCGACATCGCCGCGCTCTCCACGGAGGAGGTGCGCACCCAGCGCCGGGGCGGCTTCGCGATGGTGCTGCAGTCGGGGATGAACGCGCTGAACCCCGTGCGGACCATCCGCAACCACTTCCTCGACATCTTCGCCGCGCACGGCCATGTGCCGCCGCGGGCGCGCGCCGCCCGGGCCGAGGAGCTGATCGCGAAGGTCGAGCTGCCAGCGTCCACGCTCTCCCGCTACCCGGGCGAGCTGTCCGGTGGGATGCGCCAGCGCGTGTCCATCGCGCTCGCGCTTGCGCTCGAGCCGCGGCTGATGGTGTTCGACGAGCCGACCACGGCGCTGGACGTGCTCGTGCAGCACGCCGTGATGAACACCATCCGCCAGCTCCAGGCATCGGAGAACTTCACCGCGATCCTGATCAGCCACGACCTCGGCGTGGTGCTGGAAGCGACCCAGCGCGTGCTCGTCATGCACGACGGCGTGATCGTGGAGGACGCCCCCAGCGACCGCATCCTGAACGCGCCGGAGCATCCGTACACGCAGATGCTGCTGAGCCACTACGGCGACCCGCGGGCCGCCGAGGTGACCGTGCCCGGGCTGGAGCGCCGGGACGGCGCCGCCCGGCCCGCGCCGGTCACCGGGGCGGTCTCGGGCGCCCGGGCGACCGGGAACGCCGCCCGGCAGCGGATCGGCGCCCGCGAGCCGATCGTCGTCTCCGACCTCGTGAAGGTCTACCCGAAGGGCCGCAGGGGCAGCGCGACGCGCGCCGTCGACGATGTCTCCTTCACCCTGGAGCCCGGGATGTCGATGGCGCTCGTCGGCGCGAGCGGCAGCGGCAAGTCCACCATCGCCAAGATGATCACCGGCGTGGAGCGGCCCACCTCCGGCACGATCGCGTTCGGCGACGTCCGCATCGACACCCTCCGCGGCCGACGCGCGCTGAAGCAGCTGCACTCGGAGGTGCAGATGGTGTTCCAGGACCCGTACGCGGCGCTCAACCCGCTGCACACGGTGGAGTACATCCTGACCAGGCCGGTCGAGAACTTCACCGGCCTGCGCGGGAGCGCCGCCCGGAGGCGCGTGCTGGAGCTGCTCGAGACGGTCGGCCTCACGCCGGTCGAGAAGTTCGCCACCCGGCTGCCGCACCAGCTCTCCGGCGGCCAGCGCCAGCGCGTCGTCATCGCCCGCGCGCTCGCCAGCGATCCGCAGGTGATCATCGCCGACGAGCCGGTCTCGATGCTCGACATGTCGCTGCGAGCCGGCGTGCTCGCCCTGCTGGAGGAGCTGCGCCGCACCCGCGGGGTGAGCATGCTCTACATCACCCACGACCTGCTCAGCGCGCGGCTCGTCACCGACCGGATCATGGTGCTCGACAAGGGCGTCGTGGTCGAGCGCGGCGACACCGCCGAGGTGCTGCAGCGCCCGCAGGACGATTACACGGTGCGGCTGCTCGACGCCGTGCCGACCCCGTCGCGCGGCTGACCCCACTTCCCTTCCCGACTCCCGATCCACCACACCAAGGAGAACTCTGTGCTCACCTTCCCTGACGGCTTCCTGTGGGGCGCCGCGACCGCCGCCCACCAAGTGGAGGGCAACAACGTCAACAGCAACTGGTGGGTCATGGAGCACGCGCCGGGGACGCCGATCGTCGAGCCGAGCGGCGACGCCGCCGACCACTACAACCGCTACCCGGAGGACCTCCGCCTGCTCGCCGACGCCGGCCTGAACAGCTACCGCTTCTCGGTGGAGTGGGCGCGCATCGAGCCGGAGCGCGGTTTCGTCTCGCGCGCGAACCTCGACCACTACCGGCGGATGATCGACGCCTGCCTCGACGTCGGCCTGGAGCCGGTCGTCACCCTGATGCACTTCACCGTGCCGCGCTGGATGGACCAGGCCGGCTTCTGGCGCAACCCGGAGGCCCCCGACCTGTTCGCGCGCTACACCGAGACCGTGCTGCCGATCCTCCAGGACGGCGTGCGCTACGTGTGCACGATCAACGAGCCGAACATCGCGGCGATGCTGGCGGGCGGCGAGAAGGCGGAGAACCTGGTCGCCTACGGCCTGCCGAACCCGGACCTCCAGGTCGCCGACGCGCTGCTGGCGTCGCACCGGCGGTCCCGCGAGGTGCTGTCGTCGGTGCCCGGCCTGCAGAGCGGCTGGACCATCGCCACGCAGGACTTCATCCCGACCGACGAGCCCGGCGCCGCGGAGAAGCTGCACGAGTACGGCTACCCGCGCGACGACTGGTACCTGGAGGAGTCCGCGGGCGACGACTTCGTCGGCGTCCAGGCCTACACGCGAACGTTCATCGGCCCGGAGGGGCCGCGCCCGGTCGCGGAGGACGCCGAGACGACGCTGACCGGCTGGGAGTACTTCCCGCAGGCCGCCGCCGACGGCATCCGCTCGGCGTGGGAGAAGAGCGGGCACACCCCGATCCTGGTCACCGAGAACGGCATCGCGACCGCGGACGACAGCCGCCGCATCGACTACACCGAGGCGTCGCTGCGCGCCATCCACGACACCATCGCGGACGGAGTGGACGTGCGTGGCTACCTGCACTGGAGCGCCCTCGACAACTACGAGTGGGCCAGCGGGTACCGGCCGACGTTCGGGCTCATCGGGGTGGACCTGGAGACGTTCGAGCGCACCCCCAAGCCGTCGCTCGGCCGGCTGGGCGCGATCGCGCGGCAGAACGGGTTGTGAGCGGCGGCTCCTGATCCAGCGGGCGGGTGAAATCACCCGCCCGCTGTTGCGTCCGGCCACCCTCGATGCCACTATTTACTGAACGATCGATCGGTAAGGAACGAGGAGGTTCCGCGGGTGGTGCGCACATGAGCTCAGGGTCACTCCGGCCGATGATGGCCCGCGACCGCGCGTCGGCGGCGCTCGGCATGGTCGTCGAGCGGGATGAGCCGGGCGAGTCCGTCGTCAGCATGACGGTCCGCGACGACATGACCAACGGCTTCGCCATCACGCACGGCGGCCTGGTGTTCGCGCTCGCCGACACCGCCTTCGCGATCGCCTGCAACGAGGACGAGCGGGTGACGGTCGCCGCCGGCGCCGACATCACCTTCCTGAAGTCGACCCGCGCCGGCCAGACGCTCACCGCGCGCGCTGTGCGGCGCACCGTGGTCGGCCGCAACGGCGTCTACGACGTCACCGTGACCGACGAGACCGGCGATGTGGTCGCGGAGTTCCGCGGCCGCTCGCTCACCACCAACCGGGCGGCCGCCGGCCACGACGGCAACGCCGGCTGACCCCGCCACTCAACGCCGTGACCACGGAGGACACCATGTCGACGACGACACCGGCACCCGCTGCCCCCGACCGCGCCGAGATCGACCCCGTCGCCGTCACGCGCGACGAGCTGCGCGACCTCCAGCTGGCGCGCCTGCAGTGGACGGTGCGGCACGCCTACGAGAACGTGCCGCTCTACCGCGCCAAATTCGACGCCGCCGGAGTCCGGCCGGACGAGATCCGCTCGCTCGAGGACGTCGTGCGCCTCCCCTTCACCACCAAGGAGGACCTGCGCTCGACCTACCCGTTCGGGATGTTCGCCGTCCCGATGGAGCGGGTCCGCCGCATCCATGCCTCGTCGGGGACGACCGGCCGACCCACCGTCGTCGGCTACACGCAGGGCGACCTGGACCGCTGGGCCGGGCTGGTCGCGCGGTCGCTGCAGGCGGCGGGCGTCGCGGCCGGCTGGAAGGTCCACAACGCCTACGGCTACGGCCTGTTCACGGGCGGCCTCGGCGCGCACGCCGGCATCGAGCGGCTCGGCGCGACCGTCATCCCGATGTCGGGCGGCCAGACCGCGCGCCAGGTCCAGCTCATCCACGACTTCGAGCCGGACGCCATCATGTGCACGCCCAGCTACCTGCTGACCATCGCGGACGCCATCGAGGAGGCGGGCCTCGACCCGCGCGGGACGTCGCTGAAGGTCGCGATCCTCGGAGCGGAGCCCTGGACGAACGAGCTGCGGCACGAGATCGAGCGCCGCCTCGGCCTCGACGCGGTCGACATCTACGGGCTCAGCGAGGTGATGGGCCCCGGCGTGGCCAGCGAGTCGGTCGTCACGAAGGACGGCCCGCACGTCTGGGAGGACCACTTCCTGCCGGAGATCATCGACCACGAGACCGGGGACCCGGTCCCGGACGGCGAGACCGGCGAGCTGGTCTTCACGTCGCTGACCA of Leifsonia shinshuensis contains these proteins:
- a CDS encoding ABC transporter permease, whose product is MTHEDQLTQPPSTTSVRATEVAAASASEQRPWNPFRVLGRAVGTIWSEPKARFGVVLLLLFILMAIFAPLIAPYDPHDTSFPHSQDGSAAHLLGTTGVGQDVLSQLIWGARVSVSVALIAGLLSTLVAILVGLSWGYVRAFWGEGVGFVVNLFLVIPSLPLMIVIAAYLHNGGIAVIVLVVVVTGWAWGARVLRSQTQTLRSRDFVTAAKFSGESPSRIVFREILPNMTSLIVASFFGAATAAILAEAGLEFLGLGDPNTVSWGTMLFWAQNSNVLLTGQWVQLFAPGFMIALFAVSMTFINFGVDGLSNPRLRERKAAR
- the paaK gene encoding phenylacetate--CoA ligase PaaK; the encoded protein is MSTTTPAPAAPDRAEIDPVAVTRDELRDLQLARLQWTVRHAYENVPLYRAKFDAAGVRPDEIRSLEDVVRLPFTTKEDLRSTYPFGMFAVPMERVRRIHASSGTTGRPTVVGYTQGDLDRWAGLVARSLQAAGVAAGWKVHNAYGYGLFTGGLGAHAGIERLGATVIPMSGGQTARQVQLIHDFEPDAIMCTPSYLLTIADAIEEAGLDPRGTSLKVAILGAEPWTNELRHEIERRLGLDAVDIYGLSEVMGPGVASESVVTKDGPHVWEDHFLPEIIDHETGDPVPDGETGELVFTSLTKEAFPVIRYRTRDLTRLLPGSAYPALRRIEKITGRDDDMIILRGVNLFPAQIEELVLGIETLTPHFVLELRKEGRLDALTVRIERHPELDREVCEAAAQVLRQKIKVHIGTSVDVALAEPGELPRSEGKYKRVYDYR
- a CDS encoding ABC transporter permease subunit, producing MRYLLGKLGLFVLTLWAAVTVNFILPRLMPGSPADAAIAKLSQNGPVSPAMRASIEAQLGVPTGSLWDQYVTYLNQVVHFDFGPSFSYFPQSVSSLIGAALPWTLVLVGTVTVLAFVLGTLLGVLAAWKRGTALDTIPTVGGQFLSAFPYFWIALLLLFFLGYVAGWFPTSGAYSQTATPHWSWEFFTDALYHGILPGLTILLTAFGGWIIGMRNTMVNTLGEDYVTFAEANGLRTRTVALRYAARNALLPQFTSFGMVLGGVVGGSLLVETVFAYPGVGLLLFHAVTNQDYPLMQALFLIITVSVLIANFLVDILYGVLDPRTRR
- the paaI gene encoding hydroxyphenylacetyl-CoA thioesterase PaaI; protein product: MSSGSLRPMMARDRASAALGMVVERDEPGESVVSMTVRDDMTNGFAITHGGLVFALADTAFAIACNEDERVTVAAGADITFLKSTRAGQTLTARAVRRTVVGRNGVYDVTVTDETGDVVAEFRGRSLTTNRAAAGHDGNAG
- a CDS encoding family 1 glycosylhydrolase — protein: MLTFPDGFLWGAATAAHQVEGNNVNSNWWVMEHAPGTPIVEPSGDAADHYNRYPEDLRLLADAGLNSYRFSVEWARIEPERGFVSRANLDHYRRMIDACLDVGLEPVVTLMHFTVPRWMDQAGFWRNPEAPDLFARYTETVLPILQDGVRYVCTINEPNIAAMLAGGEKAENLVAYGLPNPDLQVADALLASHRRSREVLSSVPGLQSGWTIATQDFIPTDEPGAAEKLHEYGYPRDDWYLEESAGDDFVGVQAYTRTFIGPEGPRPVAEDAETTLTGWEYFPQAAADGIRSAWEKSGHTPILVTENGIATADDSRRIDYTEASLRAIHDTIADGVDVRGYLHWSALDNYEWASGYRPTFGLIGVDLETFERTPKPSLGRLGAIARQNGL
- a CDS encoding ABC transporter ATP-binding protein, which translates into the protein MSLLKVEDLSVVYDEGKGRAFEAVKHVGFELGQGEFVGLVGESGSGKSTLGYALTRLSKPPARIAGGRILFDGTDIAALSTEEVRTQRRGGFAMVLQSGMNALNPVRTIRNHFLDIFAAHGHVPPRARAARAEELIAKVELPASTLSRYPGELSGGMRQRVSIALALALEPRLMVFDEPTTALDVLVQHAVMNTIRQLQASENFTAILISHDLGVVLEATQRVLVMHDGVIVEDAPSDRILNAPEHPYTQMLLSHYGDPRAAEVTVPGLERRDGAARPAPVTGAVSGARATGNAARQRIGAREPIVVSDLVKVYPKGRRGSATRAVDDVSFTLEPGMSMALVGASGSGKSTIAKMITGVERPTSGTIAFGDVRIDTLRGRRALKQLHSEVQMVFQDPYAALNPLHTVEYILTRPVENFTGLRGSAARRRVLELLETVGLTPVEKFATRLPHQLSGGQRQRVVIARALASDPQVIIADEPVSMLDMSLRAGVLALLEELRRTRGVSMLYITHDLLSARLVTDRIMVLDKGVVVERGDTAEVLQRPQDDYTVRLLDAVPTPSRG